From candidate division WOR-3 bacterium:
ATTCAAGCATCTTCTGATATTCAGATTCTAAATCAATGCTCGTGATTTCTCTTGTGAGTTGAATGGCTCGACCAGCATATCTTAAGATTTGAATTGTCTCAAGACCAGAGATGTCATCAAAATACCAACCACAACTGGTAAACATTAATAGAGTATTATATTGAATCTCTAAGATTTTTAGTAGTTTGGTAATTTCTTGAGATGATAATTCTTTTTTGCAATGTTTATTGATGAATTGGCTAACTATCACAGGGTTGGGATTTAGAAGGATTTCAATATAGTCGTTTCGGGCATGCCAAAAGTTATTAGTATATTGATGAGCAATCGGTTCAGTTATTTCAATGATTTTATCTCGTAACCAATCCATAGCATTTCTTAAAGGTGTGCGCCAATTTTGGTGCCAATTCGGATGGGTTCCAGTGCAACAGCCACAATTTGACCGCCATCTTTCAATACCATGCGCACAACTCCAGGATGTATTTTCAATAATTTCAACTTCATATTCTGCAGGATATTTGGCCAAATATTCTGAATAATTCGTGAGATGTGCTAATTGGTTAGTTTCAATATAATCAAGACAATAGGCTAAAGCCATTTCGCCAAAACGATGGTGATGGCCATAGGTTTCGCCATCAGTCGCAATATGAACTAATTGGGGTCGGGTATCACCCATAAACTCATTTCCTAATCTTTGCGCAAAGACCTCACCATTGGATAAAAGATTATTAAACGCAACATCAGTCGAAATTGTCTTGTTATAGAAAAATAGATTGATTGTTTTTGTGCTGGGTAATTTACAGAGATAGACCTGTTTCGTGTCGATATTGCCATTAGTTTCAATCCATTGGTCACTACCGATTTTGCGAGTTCGTTTTGCTTGATGAGGTGAAAGAATTGTAAATTTAATATCAAGTTCGGCTAAGATCTCAAGTGTTTTTATATCCACTGCAGTTTCTGGTAGCCATATTCCGATGGGTTTTCGTTTGAATCGGTACTCGAAATCTTTTATTGCCCAATAAACTTGAGTTCTTTTATCTTGCTCATTACCTAAAGGCATAATAATATGATTATAGGCTTGCGCAATTGCAGAACCATTGCCAGCAAAGTTTTTTTGGCTTTGTTGGTCAGATTCAATAATTGCTGTATAGACTTCAGGTTCATTCTTTTCCAACCAAGCAAGTAAAGTTGGACCAAAATCAAAATTGATTTTGGTATAGTTATTGATTCTTTTGATAACAGTGCCTTTTTTATCAATAATTGGTGCGGAAAGATTCGGTTTATAGCACTCGGCAGTAATTCTTTGGTTCCAATCATTGTAAGGAAATGCTGAAGTTTCATTATCTATCTTATTAGTCCAGGGATTTTCTCTTAAGGGTTGGTAAAAATGGCCATGAATACAGATATAGCGGTTCATATTAGTTCTTTTCCTATTATGTTGATGGCTCAAGGATTATTTCGTATTTATTCATATTTAATAATATTAATTTCTTCTTTTTAGTCCTTCTCACTGACATTAATAATTATGGCAATAGTCCAAGATTATCTAATAAAAGTTGGTAAAATGTTTGTGAATACGAATATAGCGGTTCATCTCAGACTTGTTTACGAGTTATTATTATTATTTCTATTGGGATTATATTTTAATATTAAAGCGGATAGAGGAGGTAATGTTAAGAGTAAAGAATAAGGTCGGTTATGCCATGCGGTTGGATTAGAATTGACCCCGCCTAAATTACCAATGCCACTGCCACCATATTCTTTAGCATCGCTATTAAGTAGTTCTTGCCAAAAACCAGATTTGGGCACTCCAATCCGATAATTTTCTCTGGGCACAGGTGTAAAATTACAGACTACGGCAATTATTTCATTACCTGAACTATCTTTTCTTAGATAACTGATAACACTATTATCCGCATCATTACAATCAATCCATTCAAAACCGGAAGACTGAAAATCGGTTTGGTATAAGGCTGGTTCTTGCTGGTATAATTTATTTAAGTCTTGTAGCCATCTTTGGATTGCTTGGTGCGGAGAGTGTTTAACTAATTCCCAATCTAAACTTTTTTCGTGTGACCATTCCTGCCATTGGCCAAATTCTCCACCCATAAAGATGAGTTTTTTCCCAGGATGCGTGAACATATAACCTAAAAGCAATCGAAGATTAGCGAACTTCTGCCAGTCATCGCCAGGCATCTTTGACAATAACGAACCCTTACCATAAACGACTTCATCATGAGATAGTGGTAACAAGAAATTTTCTGAGAAAGCATACCAGATGCTAAAGGTTAATTGATTATGATGGAACTTACGGTAAATTGGGTCTTTATTCATATATTCTAAAGTATCGTGCATCCATCCCATATTCCATTTCAGACCAAAACCTAATCCGCCAACATAAACCGGTCGCGTCACCATTGGCCAGGCAGTTGATTCTTCTGCAATTGTCTGCACATCAGGATACTCTTGATAGACAACTTCATTTAATCGTTTAATAAAACTAATTGCTTCAAGATTTTCTCGACCACCAAATTCATTGGGAATCCATTCGCCATCTTTACGCGAATAATCTAAATAGAGCATTGAAGCCACTGCATCGATTCTTAATCCATCACAATGGAATTTATCCAGCCAAAATAGAGCACTGCTAATCAGAAAGGAGCGGACTTCATTTCTGCCGTAATTGAAAATATGACTTTTCCAATCAGGATGAAAACCTTTTTTCGGGTCTTGGTGTTCATATAGATGTGTGCCATCAAAAAATGCTAAGCCGTGAAGGTCATTCGGAAAATGAGAAGGCACCCAATCTAAAATCACACCGATATTATGTTTATGCAGTTCGTCAATCAAAAACATTAAATCTTGAGGTGTGCCATAACGACTGGTGGGAGCAAAATAACCAAGAATCTGATAACCCCAAGAGCCATAAAATGGGTGTTCCATTATGGGTAAAAACTCAATATGGGTAAATTTCATCTTCCTAACATAGTCGACAAGCGGTTTTACCAATTCGCGATAAGTTAAGAATTGATTATTCTCTTTTCTCTGCCAAGAGCCGAGATGCACTTCATAAATAGAAATTGGCGCATTCAAATTGTTGTATTTATGACGAGACTTCATCCAGCGATTATCCTGCCAATCATATTTCAAATCCCAGACAATAGATGCGGTTTTGGGTGCAATTTCCCAGTAAAAAGCAAACGGGTCACCTTTATCAACTTGATAATTATTATACTTTGAGACGATATGATATTTATAAAGCATGCCTTTCGAAACATTTGGAATAAAACCTTCCCAGATACCGGATTCGTCCCAACGCACGGCTAAAGGATGGGAGTTAGGATTCCAATTATTGAAATCACCGATTACTGAAACTTGTTGAGCATTTGGCGCCCAAACAGCAAAATAAGTGCCGGTAAGATTGTCAACCGTCATCATATGCGCACCAAGTTTTTCATACAATTTGAAATGGTTGCCTTGCTTGAAAAGATAAATATCCAGGTCAGAAAACAACGACGGGCCATAAATGACTTGGCAATTTTTAAGCGAATCAATGTTTGGCGTATCTCGTATCATAGTGCATTCGTTAATTTTCACTAAATATATATTTTAATTAAGTTTAATCCAAAATCAAGATAAGATAGCAGGGGAATTAAATTCTTGGAACAGATACAATGTCTTGTGACTGTGTTAGACTTAGTGGGATTAAATTCTTTGGAATAGATACAATGTCCTGAGGCTATGACAGATAGCAGTGGAATTAAATTCTTAGAATGGATACAATGTCTTATCGCTATGTTAGACGGCAGTGAAAATAAATCCTTTGGAACAGATACAATGTCTTGTGACTGTGTTAAACAACATTTAGAATAGATACAATATCTTGTGGCTGTGTTAGATACTGGTGAAAATAAATCCTTTGGAACAGAACAATGTCTTATCGCTATGTCAGATAGCAGGGGAATTAAATTCTTATAATGGATACAATGTCTTGTGACTGTGTTAGACACCATTGGGATTAAATTCTTTGGAATAAATTAACACTTTTCACTTGCTGATAAAGTGGTTTATCCTGTTTGACTATCCCAGATTTTCTTATTTCAGTGTTTTCCGTGGTTTCTATGGTTTCAGTGTCTTCAGTGTTTTCAGTGTTTTCAGTGGCAAGTTTTACCTTTTCTGTATCTTCAGTGGCAGATTTTCTCTTCTTTGGGTTCTTTATGGTTTTAAGGATTTCTTTCTTCTCAGTGTCTTCAGTGGCAAATCCTATCTTCTTTGTGTTTTCTATGGCTTTGTGGTTTTCTTCTCTTTGTTTTTTAGAAGAAAGAAAAGAAAAAGAAATATCATTAATATCATTAATATTATTCTTTGTTACTAATTGATACTTTGTTACTAATTGTGCTGTTGCAATAGGTGCAACAGGGGGTGTTGCAATAGATGCAACAGGTCCTGTTACAAAATCCGTAATCTGAGGTGTTAAAATAGAACCTGTTGCATTCGTTGCAATAGGAGCTTTTGATATAGGTGCAATAGGTCCTGATCCACTTGTCCCATTAGGTTGACTCGTTCGGGATTTAGGTTGAGAATTACCGGATAGATTATACACTTTTCTTAATTTCTCAATATCTGACTTCTTAGCAAAACAAATATCAATCAATAAATCAGTAAAAGTATAATAGAGCGTGTTATCCTTATCTCTAATCGTCTTAATCAAACCCAATCTTCGCAACTTATTGATTCTTCGTGAAATAGTCCAAGTGCCCTTAATCTTGGCTAAAGGTAAACTTGAGATTAAGTGTTTGTAATTGAGCCAGATATACTCTTCGCCTTGATAGATAATCCGTTTGCGGTCGCGGTAATAGACAAAGTCCTTCAGATAATCGACAATTGCCCAATCCACTAAATCGGTCTCAGCAATCAGACCAGAATACAAGATACCGAGTTGATTAACCGTAATCGTGTATTTCATTATCTTTTAGCCCCAGAGCCACAAAGCCACAGAGAAAACCCAATAATTATTCATTGCGCTTTCTTTTGTATCCTTGGGGTAAATTTTTACCCCTGGTATAGTGGGAGTAGTTATTATCCGGCATCCTTATCTTTAAGTCTTTGATAATAAATCAATTATCGTTTTTTAGTCTTAAGATTCATCGGTATTTTGTTTCTCTTGGAAAATAAATCGATTATCGCATTACGAATCTTTACTAAAAGTTGTTTTTTCAATTGTCTTTGTTGCCAGGTTTTGGTTAGGATTTTGATTTCGGTTTTGAGGGTTTTGCCTGAGTGTTTTCGGAGGAGTCGGTAGAGTTGTCGTGCGAAGTTGAGATAGGGAACATTATGCCAGGTGGGTAAGCCAGATTCACCCATAATCTTTTTAACCGCATTTTCCAGTTTTTCCAGATTAGCGAATTCTTGAGATAGTTGTTCTTTAATCTGTTGTTTATAAAGCATTTGCCTTATACCTTGCGAATAGGCATTAAAGTTCTTATTCCAGTTTTTCATTCGGCTCATAGTATTTGTCCGGTCAGTTGCATATTTAATTTTAATATTTAATATTTTTTAATTTTAATATAGATGGCTGGGGGTTATCCTTAAGGATAACTTTATGCCCCGGGTTATTTATATTTGCCATCTATAATGCTATGACACATAAAAATGGCATTTTGGGGAAAAAACTTTTAGGTTGATTGATTTTTTTAGGGGTAGGGCGGGTCTGTTTATGGTAAAAGTTAAAAGGTTCAATAGTTCAAAAGTTAAAGGGTTAAGGGTGCGGGTTGGATTTGCAATTGTTTGTTGACTTCAAAAGCAATTTATTTTATAATTATTGTTAAATTTTATGTAAATACATTTTTTAATTTTATGTGGCAAATTGATAGCAATTTTTATGAGTTAGAATGAAGCGTTATCTAAATTATCTTTATGTGGCAAATTAAACCGCAACCTTTATTAGATTGGCAACAATTGTTGCCGGAACTGCCCAATAAAATTAATCTTAGGTTAGTTCAATTGTTAGTCTTAAGAAATATTAAATCCGCTCAGGAAATGATAAAGTTTCTTAATCCCGAACTTTCTTATCTTCATCCCAATACGCTCCTGCCTGATATTGAACCAGCCTTACATCGAATCCAAAAAGCCATTGCGCAAAAAGAACCGATTCTGCTCTGGGGACATGAAGATTTAGATGGTATTTCGGCAATTGTTGTGCTCTATCAAACCTTAAAAGCCATTAAAGGGCAACCATTATATTATATTCCCCAAAAAGGTAAAGAACGCCATGGCTTAAATCCAGATAAAGTCCAAGAGTTTCAAAATACTGGTGTCAAATTAGTAATCACAGTTGATTGTGGTATTACCAATAATCAAGAGATTGAGATAATCCAAAAATCCGGAGTTGATGTTATTGTTACGGACCACCATGAGGTTTTAGATAAATTGCCTAATGCTATATCTAATGTTAATCCCAAACGCCTGGATTCTCAATATCCTTTTTCGTTGCTTGCTGGTGTTGGTGTCGCATTAAAGGTTGCTTTAGCCTTAGTCGAAAAGCACTTAACGGTTAGTCCGAAAGAGTTTTTCTCGCTTTTTACCGATTTATTACCGATTACTGCTTTAGGCACAATTGCCGACCGGGTGCCGTTGATTGATGAGAACCGAATTTTTACCCAGTTAGGACTAAAAGCACTACCTAATGTTAAAAACAATGCAGTTAATGCGGTCTTTGATGTTGTGGGACTGAGCAAACAGAATCTAACCGTTGAAAAATTCTTTGCCGAAATCATTCCATTGTTCGGTTCGGCTAATGGCAATCAAGCCTGCGATTATTTTCTTAACCAAGACTACGATGCTTGTTATCAATGGGCACAGGAATTATACAAACTAAGTCAAGAATGGCGAGAAGCGGCAAAACAGAATTGTCTTATTGCCGAACAAGTCAAAGATATGGGCGATGGTATTATTTTAGTTTATGATGAAAGATTGAACTTAAAAGCCTTAGGCCATTGTGCGGGTCGTCTTAAAGATGCTTATCAACTACCGGTTGTAGTAATGGGCAAAAGAAATGATGACTGGGTTGGTGAATGTCGAGGCATTAATGGTGTTGATTTGATTGCAATGCTTAAAGCTCATAGTGCTTATTTTACTGACTTCGGTGGTCATAAAAAAGCCTGTGGCTTTACCCTACCCAAGGCAAAATTAAAGCCGTTTATCAATGCGGTGAAAAAATATGCTAAGGAAAAATTTGTCGGTAATATCATTAAAGAAAATCAGTTGATTGCGGATATGATTTTACCCTTAGATGAAATCACGGACGAGTTTAAGCAACTGGCACCATTTGGTGAAGCCAATCCGGCACCGGTTTTAATCAGTCCGAAAACTAATCTCACCAAAGAAGATGGTAAGATAATCTATCCTCCAAGACCCGAACTTAAAATTGAATGTGCGCCAAATCTGCCAGTAAACTTCAGTGGCAATACTTATGATATTCTGTATACTTTTAATGATAACTTAGAAATAACTGTATTAGATTTAGCCACCGCGTATAATGGTCGTTAGTCATTAGTCATTGGTCGTTAGTTTTTGAGTTTGGAGTTGTCAGAATGCCGAAAAGGGTTCATGTTATCCGAAAAAAATCACGGCAACGCCATTTTTGGATTTTCTCTAACGAAGTCAAAAAAGTTGAAGGCAATCCCCAAACCGGTGATGTGGTCTTTGTCTATGAGCACAACCATTTCATTGGTAGCGGACTTTATAATAAAAATTCCCTAATTCGCATTCGGCTCTATTCGGAAAAAAAAGAACCGCTCAATGTAAATTTTTTTGAGGAACGAATACGAAAAGCCTATGCCTATCGCAAAACCATTTTACCGAATGAAAACGATTTTCGTTTGGTCTATGGTGAAAGCGACGGTATTCCAGGAGTAGTGATTGACAAGTATGCTAATACTTTTGTCTTACAAACTTATTCAGCCGGAATGGATCTGCGCCAGAATTTAATTGTCTCGGCACTGAAAAATATCTTTAATCCGACCGCAATCTTTGAAAAGAATGATTTTCGTTTACGCGACAATGAAAAATTACCCCGACGGGAAAGTCTACTTTATGGCGATATTTTAGCCCCGGTGATAATTTCCGAAAATGGCGTAAAGTATATCGTCAACATCCAAGCCGGACAAAAGACCGGTTTCTTTTATGACCAAAGAATCACTCGGCAAAAAGTGCAAGCAATGAGTAAAGATAAATCGGTCTTAGATGTCTTCTGTTATACTGGTGGTTTTTCTTTGAATGCGGCAAAAGGTGGGGCTAAAGAAGTGCTGGGCATTGATGCTTCCGAACCCGCCTTAGAATTAGCCCGAGAAAATGCCAAACTTAATAAACTCCACAATGTTTGTAAATTTATCAAAGGCGATGCTTTTGTCGTCTTAAGAGAACTCAACCAAGAAAAACGCAAGTTTGATATTATTGTCTTAGACCCACCACCATTTTTTAAGAAACTCTCAGAAAAACCGCAAGGCATTAAAGGTTATAAAGATATTAACTTGCAAGCCATGAAACTTTTAGCCGAAGGTGGAGTTTTAGTAAGTTGCACTTGTTCCCATTATCTTTTCTGGCAGGACTTATTAGATGTCTTATCCCAAGCCGCACAAGATACTGGTAAAACTTTTAAGATTATTGACCGCACCACTCAAGGACCTGACCATCCAGTGCTGTTAAATATGCCGGAAAGTGAATACCTGCGCTGTTTTTTCTTAGAAGTATACTAAAATAATTCAAGGTAACGGTTTGAAAGTCAAAAATTAATATGCCAGAAAGTGAATGTTTGCGTTGTTACTTCTTGGAAGTATACTAAAAATCAAAAACTCACAACCCAAAACTCAAACTAAGTAGGATTGAGAATATTTGCCAGGTAAGGAAAGATTTTAGTCTTTAACTCATCGGGCAAAATTTCATAATGAGAAAATTGTAAAGAATGAGTTGCTCGGCCTTGAGTCAAAGACCTTAAAGCGGTAGTATAACCAAAGGTTTCCGCCAAAGGCACAAGCCCATGGATTATCTTATGCCCCTTTATCGATTCGACTGAAACGACTTTGCCTCTACGAGCACTTAAATCTGCCACAATACTACCAAGATAAGCATCAGGTGTCACCACTTCTAAATCCATTATCGGCTCTAAAAAAGTCGGATTCCCTTTAAGAAAAGCATCCCGAAAAGCCATTGTCGCCGCAATTTTGAACGATAACTCTGAGGAGTCAACTTCATGATAAGCACCATCAATAATATGCACCGCAATATTAGTAATCGGATAACCGGCTAAAACACCGGTATTAATACTATCTTGAATCCCACTTTCAATTGCCGGAATAAACTCTTTGGGTATAACTCCTTCTTTTATTTCATTGATGATATAAACACCGCTTTCTGCGGGTTCTAATTGTAAAGTAACTACACCATACTGTCCCTTTCCACCAGTTTGACGGATGAATCTGCCTTCTGCGGAAGTTGATTTTGTAATTGTCTCCCGATAAGAGACTTGCGGTTTTCCAATATGACAGGCAACACCAAATTCTCTTTTTAATCGTTCCAAAGTAACCTCTAAGTGTAATTCGCCCATACCTGAAAGAATCGTCTCTTCAGTTTCAGGATTGACTTTAATTTTCAGTGTCGGGTCTTCAACGGTTAAAGTATTGAGGGCATCAGATAATTTTGTCGCATCACTTTTAGTCTTCGGTTCAATGGCTAAAAACACAACCGGTTCCGGAAATTCCATTGGCTCAAAAGCAATCGGATGTAAAATATTGGACAAGGTATAGCCGGTCTTAATTTCTTTAATCCCAACAACCGCGCCAATCTCACCCGCCTGGAGTTTTTCAACTTCTTGTTTATAATTAGCATGCATCACTAACAGTTTCGAAATGCGGACTTTCTCCATCGTAGGCACAACCAAGACCTGACTTTTTTCTTCAATTTTACCCGAATAGACTCGAATATAGGATAGATAACCGCGATGCGGGTCATTAGCAATTTTGAAAACCAGTGCTGAGAACGGTGCTTTTGGGTCTGCGGGTCGAGTCTCTTCATTCTTTGTGTTGGGATTAATACCTTTCATTGGTGGAATATCTACTGGTGATGGTAAGAAATCGACAATCGCATCCAAAAGTTTCTGCACGCCTTTATTTTTCAAAGCACTTCCACATAAGACCGGCACAATTTTTAAGTTAATAGTTAATTTGCGAATACTCTTAATTAAATCCTCAGCAGTAATCTTAATACCTGATAAGTATTTTTCCAAAATTGTCTCATCATAATGGCTCAAGGTGTCAATAATTTTTTCCCGATACTCTTTGACTAAATATTTTTTTTCCTCAGGAATCTCAACTTCTCGAAATTCAGCTCCAAGAGTTTCGTCAAGCCATATAAATGCCTTTTCATAGATTAAATCAATACAACCTTGAAAATCATTTTCACTGCCTATCGGCAATTGAATAGCAACAGGAGTCAAAGCGAATTTCTCCTGCATCATACTTAAGACCCGAAAGAAATCAGCTCCAATGCGGTCAAGTTTATTGATAAAGGCAATTCGGGGAACTTTGTATTTATCGGCTTGACGCCATACGGTTTCGGATTGAGGCTCGACACCACCAACACCACAAAAGACGACCACGACTCCATCTAAAACTTTTAACGAACGCTCAACTTCAATCGTGAAATCAACATGACCTGGTGTATCAATAATATTAATTTGGTGTTCTCGCCAAAAACAAGTTGTTGCTGCTGCGGTAATCGTGATGCCTCGCTCTTTTTCTTGGTCCATCCAGTCCATTGTTGCTGAGCCTTCATCAACTTCGCCCATCCGATAGATTTTGCCTGTATAAAAAAGAATGCGCTCAGTGGTCGTCGTTTTTCCGGCATCAATATGCGCCGCAATCCCAATATTTCTTATCTTAGTTAAATATTCCATAATAATTCAAACAAGTTTTTTTATTTTAATCAATCTTAAAAATCAATCTAATCTAATAATTACTTTTGCATTCTGAATTATGTGATATATGATATAAATTGAATTTAGTATTATACTTTATCTTCAACTTAAGTCAAGCAGTTTACCTATTGCCTCTTGATTTATGGCTAATTTTAGATAAAATATTGTATGTTAATCGGGATAAGTATTTCTATAATCCGAAACAGATAAATAGATTAATTAGAGATTAGATTTAATGCTTGTAAGTTAATAATTACTTATGTCAACAAATAAATCCGACTCCAAAAATACAACGGTCGAAGCGACCAGGGTCGATGCGACCAGGGTCGGTGCGACCAGGGTCGATGCGACCAGGTATGACGCATCGCAGATTCATGTCTTAAAAGGCTTAGAAGCGGTTCGTCGCCGACCCGCAATGTATATCGGCGATGTTGGCATCAGAGGTCTGCATCATCTTATTTACGAAGTCGTTGATAATGGCATTGATGAAGCCCTTGCCGGTTATTGCGATAAGATAATTGTTGTGCTAAAGAAAGATGGTTCTGTTTCAGTTGAGGATAATGGTCGGGGTATTCCCGTTGATATGCATCCGACAGAAAAGAAACCAGCCTTAGAAGTCGTCTTAACCGTGCTTCATAGCGGTGCTAAATTTGAAGATAAGGTATATCAGATTTCCGGTGGGCTCCACGGCGTTGGTGTCTCTGTAGTCAATGCCTTATCGGAATACTTAGAAGCCGAGGTCTATCGCGATGGCAAAATCTATTTTCAAAGATATGAACGGGGTGAAACTAAAACCAAACTTGAGATAAAAGGCAAAACAACCAAAACTGGCACCAAAATCACATTTAAGCCCGATAAAAAGATTTTTAAGAAGACCGATTTCGACTTTGACACAGTTGCAACCCGCTTACGAGAACTTGCCTATCTCAATAAAGACCTAACGATTGAACTGATAGATGAGAATAGTGGCAAAAAAGAGAGTTATCATTTTACTGGCGGCATTGTCGATTTTGTCAGTTATCTTGATGAAGGTAGAAACCGGTTGCATAAGCCAATATATATTTATGACAAACGCAATGGCATTGAAGTAGAACTGGCATTTCAATACAATGATAGTTTTTTAGAAAATATCTTCTCTTTTGTTAATACGATTAATACCCATGAAGGTGGAACCCATTTAGCCGGTTTTAAATCTGCTCTGACTCGGTCAATAACTGATTATGCTAAAAAGACCCAAGCAATTAAAGATAATATTGAAATCACTGGTGAAGACTGCCGAGAAGGATTAACTGCGGTGCTTTCCATTAAAATACCCAATCCGCAATTTGAAGGTCAGACCAAGACCAAATTAGGTAATAGCGAAGCCAAAGGAATTGTGGAGTCAGTGGTTGCGGAAAAATTGAGCACTTATTTTGAAGAAAATCCCCGCGTGATTAATCTGATTTTAAGTAAAGTGATTGCAGCAGCCAAGTCTCGCGAAGCAGCGAAAAAAGCCCGCGAACTTGCCCGGCGTCGGTCTTTACTGGAATCAG
This genomic window contains:
- the gyrB gene encoding DNA topoisomerase (ATP-hydrolyzing) subunit B, which translates into the protein MSTNKSDSKNTTVEATRVDATRVGATRVDATRYDASQIHVLKGLEAVRRRPAMYIGDVGIRGLHHLIYEVVDNGIDEALAGYCDKIIVVLKKDGSVSVEDNGRGIPVDMHPTEKKPALEVVLTVLHSGAKFEDKVYQISGGLHGVGVSVVNALSEYLEAEVYRDGKIYFQRYERGETKTKLEIKGKTTKTGTKITFKPDKKIFKKTDFDFDTVATRLRELAYLNKDLTIELIDENSGKKESYHFTGGIVDFVSYLDEGRNRLHKPIYIYDKRNGIEVELAFQYNDSFLENIFSFVNTINTHEGGTHLAGFKSALTRSITDYAKKTQAIKDNIEITGEDCREGLTAVLSIKIPNPQFEGQTKTKLGNSEAKGIVESVVAEKLSTYFEENPRVINLILSKVIAAAKSREAAKKARELARRRSLLESDTLPGKLADCSEEDPSKSELYIVEGDSAGGSAKQGRDRRFQAILPLRGKILNVEKSALNKILANPEIRSIISTIGAGISEDDFDPEKARYHKIIIMTDADVDGSHIRTLLLTFFYRFMRPLIEAGYIYIAQPPLYRFKTQKQETYLYSDEELESMIKKAKGEKYDIQRYKGLGEMNPEQLWQTTMNPEQRVLKQVTLEDAAEADRLFSILMGEVVEPRRQFIEANAKYVENLDV